The Prunus persica cultivar Lovell chromosome G7, Prunus_persica_NCBIv2, whole genome shotgun sequence genome has a segment encoding these proteins:
- the LOC18770485 gene encoding DNA helicase INO80 isoform X1, which translates to MDHRRQSKDSLSYSNLFNLESLMNFQVPQPDDDFDYYGNSSQDESRGSQGGATGNGLMPDRELNSVKKRRRSQNSDYEDEDSYYRTHITEERYRSMLGEHIQKYKRRFKDSSSSPAPTQMGIPVPKGNKGLKSRKLANEQRGGFYDMETTSEWLNDSNTQKPGNHHDADFAPQSGTNRITYEPPYLDIGDGITYKIPPIYDKLVTSLHLPSFSDFRVEEVYLKGTLDLGSLAEMMASDKRLGPKNRAGMGEPQPQYESLQDRLKASSTSNSAQKFSLKVSDIGLNSSIPEGAAGNIKRSILSEGGVLQVYYVKVLEKGDTYEIIERSLPKKQKLKKDPSVIEREEMEKIGKVWVNIVRRDMPKHHRIFTTFHRKQLIDAKRVSENCQREVKMKVSRSLKLMRGAAIRTRKLARDMLLFWKRIDKEMAEVRKKEEKEAAEALRREQELREAKRQQQRLNFLIQQTELYSHFMQNKPSSQPSEDLAVGDEKQNDKEASLSSSDDEAIEEEDPEDAELKKEAFKAAQDAVLKQKNLTSKFDNEYMKLCEDAEPEAAQEVAGASSIDLHNPSTMPVTSTVQTPELFKGSLKEYQLKGLQWLVNCYEQGLNGILADEMGLGKTIQAMAFLAHLAEEKNIWGPFLVVAPASVLNNWADEISRFCPDLKTLPYWGGLQERTVLRKKITAKKLYRRDAGFHILITSYQLLVADEKYFRRVKWQYMVLDEAQAIKSSNSIRWKTLLSFNCRNRLLLTGTPIQNNMAELWALLHFIMPTLFDSHEQFNEWFSKGIENHAEHGGTLNEHQLNRLHSILKPFMLRRVKTDVISELTQKTEVTVHCKLSSRQQAFYQAIKNKISLAELFDSNRGHLNEKKILNLMNIVIQLRKVCNHPELFERSEGSTYLYFGEIPNSLLAPPFGELEDVHYSGGQNPITYPIPKLFYQEILQSSEIFCSAVRHGVYRESFEKYFNIFSPENVHRSIFLQENSSDELSINSGTFGFTHLIELSPAEVAFLGTGSFMERLMFSIMRWDRQFLDGTVDSLVETMKDDFECSYLDSGKVGAVTRMLLMPSRSVTNVLQNKLATGPGDAPFEALVVLHRDRLLSNTRLLHSTYTFIPRARAPPVNAHCSDRNFTYKMVEEQQYPWVKRLFTGFARTSDFNGPRKPESPHHLIQEIDSELPVSCPALQLTYRIFGSCPPMQSFDPAKLLTDSGKLQTLDILLKRLRADNHRVLLFAQMTKMLNILEDYMNYRKYKYLRLDGSSTIMDRRDMVRDFQQRSDIFVFLLSTRAGGLGINLTAADTVIFYESDWNPTLDLQAMDRAHRLGQTRDVTVYRLICKETVEEKILQRASQKNTVQQLVMMGGHVQGDLLAPEDVVSLLLDDAQLEQKLREIPLQTKDKQKKKQTKGIRVDAEGDASLEDLTNPASAPQGTGHEDSPDVEKSKSNNKKRKAASDKQTLRPKNPKSMGGSDSYELDDPLQTTDPQAVKAKRPKRSKKSVNENLEPAFTATLPPVPEQTQYPPPH; encoded by the exons ATGGACCACAGGAGGCAATCCAAGGATTCTCTCTCATACTCAAACCTCTTCAATCTTGAG TCTTTGATGAACTTTCAAGTTCCACAACCAGATGACGATTTTGATTATTATGGCAATAGTAGTCAGGATGAGAGCAGAGGTAGCCAAG GTGGAGCCACTGGTAATGGGCTAATGCCTGACAGAGAATTGAATTCAGTGAAGAAAAGAAGGCGATCTCAAAATAGTGACTACGAGGACGAGGACAGTTATTACCGGACACACATTACAGAAGAAAGGTATCGATCAATGCTTGGAGAACACATTCAGAAGTATAAAAGGAGGTTCAAGGATTCCTCGTCAAGTCCTGCACCAACACAGATGGGGATTCCAGTTCCAAAGGGTAATAAGGGTTTAAAATCCAGGAAACTGGCCAATGAGCAACGAGGAGGGTTTTATGATATGGAAACCACATCAGAGTGGCTCAATGATTCTAATACTCAGAAGCCAGGGAACCACCATGATGCAGATTTTGCACCACAAAGTGGCACCAATAG AATAACGTATGAACCTCCTTATCTGGATATAGGAGATGGTATCACTTACAAGATTCCACCAATTTATGATAAGCTGGTGACATCTTTGCACTTGCCTAGCTTTTCGGATTTTCGGGTGGAGGAAGTTTACTTGAAAGGTACATTGGACTTGGGATCCTTGGCAGAAATGATGGCTAGTGACAAAAGGTTGGGGCCTAAAAACCGGGCAGGGATGGGGGAGCCCCAGCCCCAGTATGAATCCCTTCAGGATAGATTAAAGGCATCGTCCACATCAAACTCAGCTCAAAAGTTCAGTCTCAAAGTCTCTGATATAGGGTTAAATTCTTCTATCCCAGAGGGGGCAGCTGGAAATATAAAGAGGTCTATTTTGTCTGAAGGTGGTGTCTTACAGGTCTACTATGTGAAAGTTTTGGAGAAGGGAGACACATATGAG ATCATTGAACGAAGCCTACCCAAGAAGCAAAAGTTGAAGAAAGACCCTTCTGTGATTGAGAGGGAGGAAATGGAAAAGATTGGAAAAGTTTGGGTAAACATAGTAAGAAGAGACATGCCAAAGCATCATAGGATTTTTACAACTTTTCACCGGAAGCAACTAATTGACGCTAAGAGGGTCTCAGAGAACTGTCAAAGAGAG gtgAAAATGAAGGTGAGTAGATCACTTAAATTGATGAGGGGTGCTGCAATTCGTACAAGGAAACTAGCCAGAGACATGCTACTATTTTGGAAGAGAATAGATAAAGAGATG GCAGAAgtgaggaagaaagaggagaaAGAAGCAGCTGAAGCTTTGAGGCGCGAACAGGAGCTTCGAGAAGCAAAGAGACAGCAGCAAAGGCTCAATTTTCTTATACAGCAAACTGAACTTTACAGTCACTTTATGCAGAACAAGCCAAGTTCACAGCCATCTGAAGATCTGGCTGTCGGAgatgaaaaacaaaacgaCAAAGAAGCATCTCTGAGCTCCTCAGATGATGAAGCTATTGAGGAAGAAGACCCTGAGGATGCTGAACTGAAAAAGGAGGCTTTTAAAGCTGCTCAAGATGCAGTTTTAAAGCAGAAAAACTTAACTAGTAAATTTGATAATGAGTATATGAAACTATGTGAAGATGCTGAACCTGAGGCAGCACAGGAGGTTGCTGGAGCTAGTAGCATAGATCTACATAACCC TTCCACCATGCCTGTAACCTCAACAGTTCAGACACCGGAGTTGTTTAAAGGATCCCTTAAAGAATATCAGCTAAAAGGCCTCCAGTGGCTGGTTAATTGTTATGAGCAG GGTTTAAATGGCATCCTTGCTGATGAGATGGGACTAGGAAAGACTATTCAGGCCATGGCGTTTTTGGCTCATTTGGCTGAG GAGAAAAATATATGGGGGCCTTTTCTGGTTGTTGCTCCTGCTTCTGTCTTGAACAATTGGGCTGATGAAATTAGTCGTTTCTGCCCTGACTTGAAAACTCTTCCATACTGGGGTGGTCTTCAGGAGCGTACGGTACTTAGGAAAAAGATCACTGCTAAGAAACTTTACCGCAG GGATGCGGGGTTTCATATTCTCATTACCAGCTACCAGCTGCTAGTGGCCGATGAGAAGTATTTTCGACGTGTGAAATGGCAGTATATGGTATTAGATGAAGCCCAAGCAATCAAAAGTTCTAACAG TATAAGATGGAAGACACTGCTCAGCTTTAATTGTCGAAATCGTTTGCTGCTTACTGGTACACCTATCCAGAATAATATGGCAGAGTTGTGGGCTCTACTACATTTCATTATGCCAACCTTATTTGACAGCCATGAACAATTCAATGAGTGGTTTTCAAAAGG AATTGAAAACCATGCGGAACATGGGGGTACTTTGAACGAGCACCAGCTTAACAGATTG CATTCCATATTAAAGCCATTCATGCTGCGTCGAGTTAAAACAGATGTGATTTCTGAGCTGACCCAGAAAACTGAGGTTACTGTGCACTGCAAGTTGAGTTCTCGACAACAAGCTTTTTATCAAGCTATCAAGAACAAAATATCTCTTGCTGAGTTGTTTGACAGCAATCGTGGGCATCTtaatgagaagaaaattttgaatttgatgaatATTGTCATTCAGCTGAGAAAG GTATGCAACCATCCTGAGCTATTTGAGAGGAGTGAAGGAAGCACATATCTGTACTTTGGTGAGATACCAAATTCTCTTCTTGCCCCTCCATTTGGGGAGTTAGAGGACGTGCACTACTCAGGAGGTCAAAATCCTATAACATACCCG ATCCCTAAACTTTTCTATCAAGAAATTCTCCAGAGCTCTGAAATTTTTTGCTCAGCAGTTCGACATGGTGTCTACAGAGAATCTTTCGAGAAATACTTTAACATATTTTCACCGGAAAATGTTCATCGATCAATATTCTTGCAAGAGAATAGCTCGGATGAGTTGTCCATTAATAGTGGAACGTTTGGTTTTACTCATCTGATAGAACTGTCCCCTGCAGAGGTTGCATTTCTAGGAACTGGTTCTTTTATGGAGAGACTAATGTTTTCTATTATGAGATGGGATCGGCAATTTTTGGATGGAACTGTGGACTCACTGGTGGAAACCATGAAGGATGATTTTGAATGTAGTTATCTTGACAGTGGAAAAGTGGGAGCGGTGACACGAATGCTGCTCATGCCTTCACGATCTGTAACTAATGTTCTTCAAAACAAACTGGCTACAGGACCTGGTGATGCTCCATTCGAGGCTCTAGTTGTCTTGCATCGGGACAGGCTTCTTTCTAACACTAGGCTTCTCCATTCAACATACACATTCATACCACGAGCTAGAGCTCCCCCA GTTAATGCCCATTGCTCAGACAGAAACTTTACTTACAAAATGGTTGAAGAACAACAATACCCTTGGGTGAAGAGGTTGTTCACTGGGTTTGCACGGACATCTGACTTTAATGGACCCAGGAAACCTGAGAGTCCTCATCATTTAATACAAGAGATTGATTCTGAGCTGCCTGTTTCATGTCCTGCTCTTCAGTTAACATACAGGATTTTTGGGTCTTGTCCTCCTATGCAAAGCTTTGACCCAGCAAAATTGCTCACT GATTCTGGGAAACTTCAGACCCTTGATATATTGTTGAAACGCTTGAGGGCAGACAACCATCGTGTTCTTTTGTTTGCACAAATGACAAAGATGCTGAATATTCTCGAG GACTACATGAACTACAGGAAATATAAATACCTGAGACTTGATGGATCCTCCACCATAATGGATCGGCGAGATATGGTCAGAGACTTCCAGCAACG GAGTGATATTTTTGTGTTCTTGCTGAGTACAAGAGCTGGTGGACTTGGCATTAACTTGACAGCTGCTGATACTGTCATATTTTATGAAAGTGATTGGAATCCAACCCTGGATCTACAGGCAATGGATAGAGCTCATCGTCTGGGTCAGACAAGAGAT GTTACCGTCTACCGACTAATTTGTAAAGAAACTGTTGAAGAGAAGATTCTGCAAAGAGCAAGTCAGAAAAATACTGTCCAGCAGCTTGTAATGATGGGTGGCCATGTTCAGGGTGATCTTTTGGCTCCTGAGGATGTTGTATCATTACTTCTGGATGATGCTCAGTTGGAGCAGAAATTAAGAGAAATTCCATTACAG ACCAAGgataaacaaaagaagaaacaaacaaagggTATACGGGTAGACGCAGAAGGTGATGCTTCTTTGGAAGATTTAACAAACCCTGCATCTGCACCTCAGGGTACTGGACACGAGGACTCTCCAGATGtggaaaaatcaaaatccaacAATAAAAAG AGAAAAGCTGCATCTGACAAACAAACTCTGAGGCCAAAGAATCCGAAAAGCATGGGCGGATCTGATAGCTATGAGTTGGATGACCCCCTACAAACTACTGATCCACAAGCTGTGAAAGCCAAGAGGCCAAAGAGGTCAAAGAAGAGTGTAAACGAAAATCTTGAGCCAGCATTTACTGCGACACTCCCTCCAGTTCCAGAGCAGACCCAATATCCACCCCCACATTAG
- the LOC18770485 gene encoding DNA helicase INO80 isoform X2 — protein MPDRELNSVKKRRRSQNSDYEDEDSYYRTHITEERYRSMLGEHIQKYKRRFKDSSSSPAPTQMGIPVPKGNKGLKSRKLANEQRGGFYDMETTSEWLNDSNTQKPGNHHDADFAPQSGTNRITYEPPYLDIGDGITYKIPPIYDKLVTSLHLPSFSDFRVEEVYLKGTLDLGSLAEMMASDKRLGPKNRAGMGEPQPQYESLQDRLKASSTSNSAQKFSLKVSDIGLNSSIPEGAAGNIKRSILSEGGVLQVYYVKVLEKGDTYEIIERSLPKKQKLKKDPSVIEREEMEKIGKVWVNIVRRDMPKHHRIFTTFHRKQLIDAKRVSENCQREVKMKVSRSLKLMRGAAIRTRKLARDMLLFWKRIDKEMAEVRKKEEKEAAEALRREQELREAKRQQQRLNFLIQQTELYSHFMQNKPSSQPSEDLAVGDEKQNDKEASLSSSDDEAIEEEDPEDAELKKEAFKAAQDAVLKQKNLTSKFDNEYMKLCEDAEPEAAQEVAGASSIDLHNPSTMPVTSTVQTPELFKGSLKEYQLKGLQWLVNCYEQGLNGILADEMGLGKTIQAMAFLAHLAEEKNIWGPFLVVAPASVLNNWADEISRFCPDLKTLPYWGGLQERTVLRKKITAKKLYRRDAGFHILITSYQLLVADEKYFRRVKWQYMVLDEAQAIKSSNSIRWKTLLSFNCRNRLLLTGTPIQNNMAELWALLHFIMPTLFDSHEQFNEWFSKGIENHAEHGGTLNEHQLNRLHSILKPFMLRRVKTDVISELTQKTEVTVHCKLSSRQQAFYQAIKNKISLAELFDSNRGHLNEKKILNLMNIVIQLRKVCNHPELFERSEGSTYLYFGEIPNSLLAPPFGELEDVHYSGGQNPITYPIPKLFYQEILQSSEIFCSAVRHGVYRESFEKYFNIFSPENVHRSIFLQENSSDELSINSGTFGFTHLIELSPAEVAFLGTGSFMERLMFSIMRWDRQFLDGTVDSLVETMKDDFECSYLDSGKVGAVTRMLLMPSRSVTNVLQNKLATGPGDAPFEALVVLHRDRLLSNTRLLHSTYTFIPRARAPPVNAHCSDRNFTYKMVEEQQYPWVKRLFTGFARTSDFNGPRKPESPHHLIQEIDSELPVSCPALQLTYRIFGSCPPMQSFDPAKLLTDSGKLQTLDILLKRLRADNHRVLLFAQMTKMLNILEDYMNYRKYKYLRLDGSSTIMDRRDMVRDFQQRSDIFVFLLSTRAGGLGINLTAADTVIFYESDWNPTLDLQAMDRAHRLGQTRDVTVYRLICKETVEEKILQRASQKNTVQQLVMMGGHVQGDLLAPEDVVSLLLDDAQLEQKLREIPLQTKDKQKKKQTKGIRVDAEGDASLEDLTNPASAPQGTGHEDSPDVEKSKSNNKKRKAASDKQTLRPKNPKSMGGSDSYELDDPLQTTDPQAVKAKRPKRSKKSVNENLEPAFTATLPPVPEQTQYPPPH, from the exons ATGCCTGACAGAGAATTGAATTCAGTGAAGAAAAGAAGGCGATCTCAAAATAGTGACTACGAGGACGAGGACAGTTATTACCGGACACACATTACAGAAGAAAGGTATCGATCAATGCTTGGAGAACACATTCAGAAGTATAAAAGGAGGTTCAAGGATTCCTCGTCAAGTCCTGCACCAACACAGATGGGGATTCCAGTTCCAAAGGGTAATAAGGGTTTAAAATCCAGGAAACTGGCCAATGAGCAACGAGGAGGGTTTTATGATATGGAAACCACATCAGAGTGGCTCAATGATTCTAATACTCAGAAGCCAGGGAACCACCATGATGCAGATTTTGCACCACAAAGTGGCACCAATAG AATAACGTATGAACCTCCTTATCTGGATATAGGAGATGGTATCACTTACAAGATTCCACCAATTTATGATAAGCTGGTGACATCTTTGCACTTGCCTAGCTTTTCGGATTTTCGGGTGGAGGAAGTTTACTTGAAAGGTACATTGGACTTGGGATCCTTGGCAGAAATGATGGCTAGTGACAAAAGGTTGGGGCCTAAAAACCGGGCAGGGATGGGGGAGCCCCAGCCCCAGTATGAATCCCTTCAGGATAGATTAAAGGCATCGTCCACATCAAACTCAGCTCAAAAGTTCAGTCTCAAAGTCTCTGATATAGGGTTAAATTCTTCTATCCCAGAGGGGGCAGCTGGAAATATAAAGAGGTCTATTTTGTCTGAAGGTGGTGTCTTACAGGTCTACTATGTGAAAGTTTTGGAGAAGGGAGACACATATGAG ATCATTGAACGAAGCCTACCCAAGAAGCAAAAGTTGAAGAAAGACCCTTCTGTGATTGAGAGGGAGGAAATGGAAAAGATTGGAAAAGTTTGGGTAAACATAGTAAGAAGAGACATGCCAAAGCATCATAGGATTTTTACAACTTTTCACCGGAAGCAACTAATTGACGCTAAGAGGGTCTCAGAGAACTGTCAAAGAGAG gtgAAAATGAAGGTGAGTAGATCACTTAAATTGATGAGGGGTGCTGCAATTCGTACAAGGAAACTAGCCAGAGACATGCTACTATTTTGGAAGAGAATAGATAAAGAGATG GCAGAAgtgaggaagaaagaggagaaAGAAGCAGCTGAAGCTTTGAGGCGCGAACAGGAGCTTCGAGAAGCAAAGAGACAGCAGCAAAGGCTCAATTTTCTTATACAGCAAACTGAACTTTACAGTCACTTTATGCAGAACAAGCCAAGTTCACAGCCATCTGAAGATCTGGCTGTCGGAgatgaaaaacaaaacgaCAAAGAAGCATCTCTGAGCTCCTCAGATGATGAAGCTATTGAGGAAGAAGACCCTGAGGATGCTGAACTGAAAAAGGAGGCTTTTAAAGCTGCTCAAGATGCAGTTTTAAAGCAGAAAAACTTAACTAGTAAATTTGATAATGAGTATATGAAACTATGTGAAGATGCTGAACCTGAGGCAGCACAGGAGGTTGCTGGAGCTAGTAGCATAGATCTACATAACCC TTCCACCATGCCTGTAACCTCAACAGTTCAGACACCGGAGTTGTTTAAAGGATCCCTTAAAGAATATCAGCTAAAAGGCCTCCAGTGGCTGGTTAATTGTTATGAGCAG GGTTTAAATGGCATCCTTGCTGATGAGATGGGACTAGGAAAGACTATTCAGGCCATGGCGTTTTTGGCTCATTTGGCTGAG GAGAAAAATATATGGGGGCCTTTTCTGGTTGTTGCTCCTGCTTCTGTCTTGAACAATTGGGCTGATGAAATTAGTCGTTTCTGCCCTGACTTGAAAACTCTTCCATACTGGGGTGGTCTTCAGGAGCGTACGGTACTTAGGAAAAAGATCACTGCTAAGAAACTTTACCGCAG GGATGCGGGGTTTCATATTCTCATTACCAGCTACCAGCTGCTAGTGGCCGATGAGAAGTATTTTCGACGTGTGAAATGGCAGTATATGGTATTAGATGAAGCCCAAGCAATCAAAAGTTCTAACAG TATAAGATGGAAGACACTGCTCAGCTTTAATTGTCGAAATCGTTTGCTGCTTACTGGTACACCTATCCAGAATAATATGGCAGAGTTGTGGGCTCTACTACATTTCATTATGCCAACCTTATTTGACAGCCATGAACAATTCAATGAGTGGTTTTCAAAAGG AATTGAAAACCATGCGGAACATGGGGGTACTTTGAACGAGCACCAGCTTAACAGATTG CATTCCATATTAAAGCCATTCATGCTGCGTCGAGTTAAAACAGATGTGATTTCTGAGCTGACCCAGAAAACTGAGGTTACTGTGCACTGCAAGTTGAGTTCTCGACAACAAGCTTTTTATCAAGCTATCAAGAACAAAATATCTCTTGCTGAGTTGTTTGACAGCAATCGTGGGCATCTtaatgagaagaaaattttgaatttgatgaatATTGTCATTCAGCTGAGAAAG GTATGCAACCATCCTGAGCTATTTGAGAGGAGTGAAGGAAGCACATATCTGTACTTTGGTGAGATACCAAATTCTCTTCTTGCCCCTCCATTTGGGGAGTTAGAGGACGTGCACTACTCAGGAGGTCAAAATCCTATAACATACCCG ATCCCTAAACTTTTCTATCAAGAAATTCTCCAGAGCTCTGAAATTTTTTGCTCAGCAGTTCGACATGGTGTCTACAGAGAATCTTTCGAGAAATACTTTAACATATTTTCACCGGAAAATGTTCATCGATCAATATTCTTGCAAGAGAATAGCTCGGATGAGTTGTCCATTAATAGTGGAACGTTTGGTTTTACTCATCTGATAGAACTGTCCCCTGCAGAGGTTGCATTTCTAGGAACTGGTTCTTTTATGGAGAGACTAATGTTTTCTATTATGAGATGGGATCGGCAATTTTTGGATGGAACTGTGGACTCACTGGTGGAAACCATGAAGGATGATTTTGAATGTAGTTATCTTGACAGTGGAAAAGTGGGAGCGGTGACACGAATGCTGCTCATGCCTTCACGATCTGTAACTAATGTTCTTCAAAACAAACTGGCTACAGGACCTGGTGATGCTCCATTCGAGGCTCTAGTTGTCTTGCATCGGGACAGGCTTCTTTCTAACACTAGGCTTCTCCATTCAACATACACATTCATACCACGAGCTAGAGCTCCCCCA GTTAATGCCCATTGCTCAGACAGAAACTTTACTTACAAAATGGTTGAAGAACAACAATACCCTTGGGTGAAGAGGTTGTTCACTGGGTTTGCACGGACATCTGACTTTAATGGACCCAGGAAACCTGAGAGTCCTCATCATTTAATACAAGAGATTGATTCTGAGCTGCCTGTTTCATGTCCTGCTCTTCAGTTAACATACAGGATTTTTGGGTCTTGTCCTCCTATGCAAAGCTTTGACCCAGCAAAATTGCTCACT GATTCTGGGAAACTTCAGACCCTTGATATATTGTTGAAACGCTTGAGGGCAGACAACCATCGTGTTCTTTTGTTTGCACAAATGACAAAGATGCTGAATATTCTCGAG GACTACATGAACTACAGGAAATATAAATACCTGAGACTTGATGGATCCTCCACCATAATGGATCGGCGAGATATGGTCAGAGACTTCCAGCAACG GAGTGATATTTTTGTGTTCTTGCTGAGTACAAGAGCTGGTGGACTTGGCATTAACTTGACAGCTGCTGATACTGTCATATTTTATGAAAGTGATTGGAATCCAACCCTGGATCTACAGGCAATGGATAGAGCTCATCGTCTGGGTCAGACAAGAGAT GTTACCGTCTACCGACTAATTTGTAAAGAAACTGTTGAAGAGAAGATTCTGCAAAGAGCAAGTCAGAAAAATACTGTCCAGCAGCTTGTAATGATGGGTGGCCATGTTCAGGGTGATCTTTTGGCTCCTGAGGATGTTGTATCATTACTTCTGGATGATGCTCAGTTGGAGCAGAAATTAAGAGAAATTCCATTACAG ACCAAGgataaacaaaagaagaaacaaacaaagggTATACGGGTAGACGCAGAAGGTGATGCTTCTTTGGAAGATTTAACAAACCCTGCATCTGCACCTCAGGGTACTGGACACGAGGACTCTCCAGATGtggaaaaatcaaaatccaacAATAAAAAG AGAAAAGCTGCATCTGACAAACAAACTCTGAGGCCAAAGAATCCGAAAAGCATGGGCGGATCTGATAGCTATGAGTTGGATGACCCCCTACAAACTACTGATCCACAAGCTGTGAAAGCCAAGAGGCCAAAGAGGTCAAAGAAGAGTGTAAACGAAAATCTTGAGCCAGCATTTACTGCGACACTCCCTCCAGTTCCAGAGCAGACCCAATATCCACCCCCACATTAG
- the LOC18771466 gene encoding S-formylglutathione hydrolase, whose product METKPSEISSSKMFGGYNKRYKHFSPTLGCSMTFHIYFPPSTSTSPSHRFPVLYWLSGLTCTDENFIIKSGAQRVASSEGVALIAPDTSPRGLSIEGEAESWDFGVGAGFYLNATQEKWKNWRMYDYVVKELPKLLNENFPQLDTSRASISGHSMGGHGALTIYLKNLDKYKSVSAFAPIVNPTNCPWGQKAFSNYLGGNKTDWEEYDATCLIKKFTDVSATILIDQGGDDKFLHDQLLPHKFEEACRSAKVPLLLRLQPGYDHSYFFISTFIDDHIRHHAQALNLP is encoded by the exons ATGGAGACGAAGCCAAGTGAGATCAGCAGCTCGAAGATGTTTGGAGGGTACAACAAGAGGTACAAGCATTTCAGTCCTACTCTCGGCTGCTCCATGACCTTCCACATCTATTTCCCTCCTTCTACCTCTACTTCTCCTTCCCACCGATTCCCT GTACTTTACTGGCTCTCTGGCCTTACCTGCACAgatgagaattttataattaagtcAGGAGCTCAACGTGTTGCCTCAAGTGAGGGTGTTGCTTTGATTGCACCTGATACATCTCCAA GAGGCTTATCTATAGAAGGAGAGGCGGAGAGCTGGGATTTTGGTGTAG GTGCTGGTTTTTATCTCAATGCTACTCAAGAGAAATGGAAGAACTGGCGTATGTATGATTATGTTGTCAAGGAGTTGCCGAAACTTCTGAATGAAAATTTTCCACAGCTTGATACATCGCGAGCTTCTATATCTGGTCATTCTATGGGTGGGCACGGTGCTTTGACAATCTACCTGAAAAATCTGGACAAGTATAAG TCAGTATCTGCCTTTGCACCCATTGTGAATCCAACAAACTGTCCCTGGGGCCAGAAAGCTTTCTCAAATTATCTAGGTGGCAATAAAACTGATTGGGAG GAATATGATGCCACTTGCCTGATTAAGAAGTTTACTGATGTTTCAGCTACCATTTTGATTGATCAG GGGGGAGATGATAAATTCTTGCATGATCAGTTGTTGCCACACAAGTTTGAAGAAGCATGCAGGAGTGCTAAAGTTCCACTCCTTTTGCGGTTGCAGCCCGGTTATGATCattcatactttttcatttCCACCTTCATAGATGATCACATCCGTCACCATGCTCAAGCTCTTAATCTGCCATGA